A single window of Jiangella alkaliphila DNA harbors:
- a CDS encoding sugar ABC transporter ATP-binding protein gives MRGIVKHFGGVHALRGVDLTVGAGEVHALLGENGAGKSTLMNVLSGVVRPDGGAIEIAGEPVELSTPADAQSAGIAMIHQELDLVPQSTVTENLFLGREPRTRLRTLDRAAMRRHARELLDDIGIELSPSRTLSSLRVGEQQMVAIAKALSLEARILVMDEPTSALSDSEVERLFAIIPRLRRRGVGVVFISHRMDEIAVVADRGTVMRDGGNAGTFVVAETAPADVIRMMVGQPIEQLFPDREPPRDDVRLAVRGLSVAEHPGGGRTEPRDVDLEVRAGEVVGLAGLLGAGRTELLDALFGLAGHRMAGTVELDGVPVRLASPRDAISAGVGYVPEDRRVSGLVMMESVAANIVLSALPALARAGWRRAARERSAVASSIRDLHIKTASAESAVGTLSGGNQQKVVFARHLLREPRLLLLDDPTRGVDIGAKSEIYRLLARLAAGGMAVLVASSELPELLGICDRIAVLRGGRIVTVLDGGSATQEAILAAASLEQHPTVEAR, from the coding sequence ATGCGCGGCATCGTGAAGCACTTCGGCGGCGTCCACGCGCTGCGCGGGGTCGACCTCACGGTCGGCGCCGGGGAAGTGCACGCGCTGCTCGGCGAGAACGGCGCCGGCAAGTCGACGCTGATGAACGTGCTGTCCGGGGTGGTCCGGCCCGACGGCGGGGCCATCGAGATCGCCGGCGAGCCGGTCGAGCTCTCGACCCCCGCCGACGCCCAGTCCGCGGGCATCGCGATGATCCACCAGGAACTCGACCTGGTGCCGCAGTCGACCGTCACCGAGAACCTCTTCCTCGGCCGCGAGCCGCGCACCCGCTTGCGCACCCTCGACCGCGCCGCGATGCGCCGGCACGCCCGCGAGCTGCTCGACGACATCGGCATCGAGCTGTCGCCGTCGCGCACGCTGAGCTCGCTGCGGGTCGGCGAGCAGCAGATGGTCGCGATCGCCAAGGCGCTGAGCCTGGAGGCGCGGATCCTGGTCATGGACGAGCCGACGTCGGCGCTGTCGGACTCCGAGGTCGAGCGGCTGTTCGCGATCATCCCGCGGCTGCGGCGCCGCGGCGTCGGCGTCGTGTTCATCTCGCACCGGATGGACGAGATCGCCGTCGTCGCCGACCGCGGCACCGTCATGCGCGACGGCGGCAACGCCGGCACGTTCGTGGTCGCCGAGACCGCACCGGCCGACGTCATCCGGATGATGGTCGGCCAGCCGATCGAGCAGCTCTTCCCCGACCGCGAACCGCCCCGCGACGACGTCCGGCTCGCCGTCCGCGGGCTCAGCGTCGCCGAGCACCCGGGCGGCGGGCGCACCGAGCCGCGCGACGTCGACCTGGAGGTGCGGGCCGGCGAGGTGGTCGGCCTCGCCGGGCTGCTCGGGGCCGGCCGTACCGAGCTGCTGGACGCGCTGTTCGGCCTGGCCGGACACCGGATGGCGGGGACCGTCGAGCTGGACGGCGTGCCGGTCCGGCTGGCCAGCCCGCGCGACGCCATCTCCGCCGGCGTCGGGTATGTGCCCGAGGACCGCCGGGTCAGCGGCCTGGTGATGATGGAGTCGGTCGCCGCGAACATCGTGCTCTCGGCGCTGCCCGCGTTGGCCCGGGCCGGCTGGCGGCGGGCCGCGCGCGAGCGGTCCGCCGTCGCGTCGTCGATCCGCGACCTGCACATCAAGACCGCGAGCGCCGAGTCCGCCGTCGGCACCCTGTCCGGCGGCAACCAGCAGAAGGTCGTGTTCGCCCGGCACCTGCTGCGCGAGCCGCGGCTGCTGCTGCTCGACGACCCGACCCGCGGCGTCGACATCGGCGCCAAGTCCGAGATCTACCGGCTGCTGGCCCGGCTCGCCGCGGGCGGCATGGCCGTGCTCGTCGCGTCGTCGGAGCTGCCCGAGCTGCTGGGCATCTGCGACCGCATCGCGGTCCTGCGCGGCGGCCGCATCGTCACCGTGCTCGACGGCGGGAGCGCCACCCAGGAGGCGATCCTCGCCGCGGCGAGCCTCGAACAGCACCCGACCGTGGAGGCCCGATGA
- a CDS encoding GTP-binding protein, translating into MSTRFIAVSGFLGAGKTTTLGALARTLQARGRRVAVVTNDQGEQLVDTKVAAVTTGDVAEVTGGCFCCRFEDLETVVSAAIERGADTVLAEAVGSCTDLQATVVRPLRARYGAGFTVAPLVAVVDPLRHGDLGRSLGLSDERSDLAYLYDRQLADADVVAINKIDLTRPGETGRIRADLRRRCPHALVLEYSAVTGEGLAALGDVLTGDGGGVRPRDLGLDYDRYAAAEARLAWLNHALRLDPAGAAPVPPARWGEAALTHLGASAARHGWTVGHAKVAIDTGGRITKLSLVDAARRPVADLDASPYATAAPPAAGVRVPVTAVLNARIACRPHELDAAVTAAVAAADAATGTVSTADAGPPSSFAPSYPTPTHRLPATAGA; encoded by the coding sequence ATGAGCACCCGGTTCATCGCGGTCAGCGGGTTCCTCGGCGCCGGCAAGACGACGACGCTCGGCGCGTTGGCGCGGACCCTGCAGGCGCGCGGCCGCCGGGTCGCCGTTGTCACCAACGACCAGGGCGAGCAACTGGTCGACACCAAGGTCGCGGCCGTGACCACCGGCGACGTCGCCGAGGTGACGGGCGGCTGCTTCTGCTGCCGGTTCGAGGACCTGGAGACGGTGGTGAGCGCGGCGATCGAGCGTGGCGCCGATACGGTCCTCGCCGAGGCGGTCGGCAGCTGCACCGACCTGCAGGCGACGGTGGTCCGGCCGCTGCGCGCGCGGTACGGCGCCGGGTTCACGGTGGCGCCGCTCGTGGCCGTCGTCGACCCGCTCCGCCATGGCGACCTCGGGCGGTCGCTGGGGCTGAGCGACGAGCGGTCCGACCTCGCCTACCTCTACGACCGGCAGCTCGCCGATGCCGACGTCGTCGCGATCAACAAGATCGACCTGACGCGCCCTGGCGAGACCGGCCGCATCCGGGCCGACCTGCGGCGACGCTGCCCGCATGCGCTGGTGCTGGAGTACTCCGCGGTGACGGGCGAGGGCCTGGCCGCTCTCGGGGACGTCCTGACCGGCGACGGCGGCGGTGTCCGGCCGCGCGACCTCGGGCTCGACTACGACCGCTACGCCGCCGCCGAGGCCCGGCTGGCCTGGCTGAACCACGCACTGCGGCTGGACCCGGCCGGCGCGGCGCCCGTCCCGCCGGCCCGCTGGGGCGAGGCGGCGCTGACCCACCTCGGCGCGTCGGCCGCCCGGCACGGCTGGACGGTCGGGCACGCGAAGGTGGCCATCGACACCGGCGGCCGGATCACCAAGCTGAGCCTGGTCGACGCGGCCCGCCGGCCCGTCGCGGACCTCGACGCGAGCCCGTACGCGACCGCCGCGCCGCCCGCCGCCGGGGTCCGGGTCCCGGTGACCGCCGTGCTCAACGCCCGCATCGCGTGCCGCCCGCACGAGCTCGACGCGGCGGTGACGGCGGCGGTCGCCGCTGCCGATGCCGCCACGGGCACGGTCTCGACCGCCGACGCCGGGCCGCCGTCGTCGTTCGCCCCGTCCTACCCGACCCCGACCCACCGCCTTCCGGCGACGGCCGGCGCATAG
- a CDS encoding GH116 family glycosyl hydrolase, with protein sequence MGIELTPTTPESADCCGGGSCEPDGLSRRSFIALSAVGAAGAGAAALGLWPNSAQATMNTRAVPATTQLDRRWLDAIAARGTATEVTGPALRRVGMPVGGACTGQVYLAGDGRAWLWDIFNADSFRYGGDDWQGLHYADPLEFDPVFTTGFALRWSDDGDASTTRSLDGAGFGDVRFSGRYPIGHVELRDDDCPLEVDLDAFSPFVPTNVADSSLPATVFEYTLRNRSERTVSAQLLGVAENPVCLDSRHTQPILLRTGALTDTHAAAGLVHSAVTDDGPQPERPDVVFEDWERDTYAPWTADGTAFGAGPVTVEQLPGYLLNGGPIGVSGGRFVTSHHFRDGEDVFEADAHQGRLTSPEFTVERASIVVRVGGGDHAGATCLNVLVGGEVVASADGANEERLRTYWLDVAAHQGAAATIEIVDSVTGAWGHVNVDRIVFTDRPAPRPDVLVEDWERTTYAPWTAAGTAFGSGPVTEAEAPAYFRREGPLGVTGQRFVTSHNWRDGGPPADDHMGTLTSAPFTLERRYLAANLAGGNRVDAGLKVIVDGEVVARLSGHNSEVMRAKAIDVSAYEGRTAVLELHDEGVGGWAHVNCDRIWLSDVPVNERPIEELPDGGSFGLAVFGRPDATVRPSIADWSSPEAWFDSADAPPEVDGGSGTLAGTVTVPVTLEPGDEQTVRFALTWHFTKVGTRFGYIAGSAALRRHYGETYADAAAVIDDLAQRGDDLATATHTFATTWYDDATLPVWFLERTLIPASTVATGTCLRFHDGRFYAWEGIYCCDGTCTHVWNYAQSIGRLFPELERDARERVDYGIAFHADTGAIDYRGEAHRRVAHDGQCGNILRTYREHQMSADGAFLGRIWPRVKQATEYLIRHDGSTPNGVLEDEQYNTLDASWYGEIPWITGLYVAALRAAAEMADDVGDTAFAARCRTLADAGSAHLDSALWNDTYGYYEHVVDPGHADATNSNRGCHIDQLFGQTYAHQLGLPRVFEEQHTRTALTNLMRTNYLPDAQAYQDESGIVGGRTYSTEGEAGTVMCTWPFGGADTAPGNGDPGLVAYFNEVWTGQEYQLAAHLFAEGMTDEALAVTRAVHDRYTAELRNPYNEIECSDHYARAMMSHAVYLAATGYEYHGPRGHLGFAPRLGDPADVAAAFTVAEGWGLYRQQRTGTRQRSEVDVRYGRLRVRTFATEVPERPGRRQVVAEVVTDRRRRRLDVDGVTADGGRVLVTLAADVELTTADTLVVTVV encoded by the coding sequence ATGGGCATCGAGCTCACCCCGACGACACCGGAGTCCGCGGACTGCTGCGGCGGTGGTTCCTGCGAGCCGGACGGCCTGAGCCGGCGCTCGTTCATCGCGCTCTCGGCCGTCGGGGCCGCCGGCGCGGGCGCCGCCGCGCTCGGGCTCTGGCCGAACAGCGCCCAGGCCACCATGAACACCCGCGCCGTCCCGGCCACGACGCAGCTCGACCGGCGCTGGCTGGACGCCATCGCCGCGCGCGGCACGGCGACCGAGGTCACCGGCCCGGCCCTGCGCCGCGTCGGGATGCCGGTCGGCGGCGCGTGCACCGGCCAGGTGTACCTCGCGGGCGACGGCCGGGCCTGGCTGTGGGACATCTTCAACGCCGACAGCTTCCGCTACGGCGGCGACGACTGGCAGGGCCTGCACTACGCCGACCCGCTCGAGTTCGACCCGGTCTTCACCACCGGCTTCGCCCTGCGCTGGAGCGACGACGGCGACGCCTCCACCACGCGCAGCCTGGACGGCGCCGGCTTCGGCGACGTCCGGTTCAGCGGCCGGTACCCCATCGGCCACGTGGAGCTGCGCGACGACGACTGCCCGCTGGAGGTGGACCTCGACGCGTTCTCGCCGTTCGTGCCGACCAACGTCGCGGACTCGTCGCTGCCGGCCACCGTCTTCGAGTACACGCTGCGCAACCGGTCCGAGCGCACCGTCAGCGCGCAGCTCCTCGGCGTCGCGGAGAACCCGGTCTGCCTCGACAGCCGGCACACCCAGCCGATCCTGCTGCGGACCGGCGCCCTCACCGACACCCACGCCGCCGCCGGGCTCGTCCACTCCGCGGTCACCGATGACGGCCCGCAGCCGGAGCGCCCGGACGTCGTGTTCGAGGACTGGGAGCGCGACACCTACGCCCCCTGGACGGCCGACGGCACCGCGTTCGGCGCCGGGCCGGTCACCGTCGAACAACTGCCCGGGTACCTGCTGAACGGCGGCCCGATCGGCGTCAGCGGCGGCCGGTTCGTCACCTCGCACCACTTCCGCGACGGCGAGGACGTCTTCGAGGCCGACGCGCACCAGGGCCGGCTCACCAGCCCCGAGTTCACCGTCGAGCGCGCGAGCATCGTGGTCCGCGTCGGCGGCGGCGACCACGCGGGCGCCACCTGCCTGAACGTGCTGGTCGGCGGCGAGGTCGTCGCCTCGGCGGACGGCGCGAACGAGGAGCGGCTGCGCACCTACTGGCTGGACGTCGCCGCGCATCAGGGCGCCGCCGCCACCATCGAGATCGTCGACTCCGTCACCGGCGCGTGGGGCCACGTCAACGTCGACCGCATCGTCTTCACCGACCGGCCCGCGCCCCGCCCGGACGTCCTCGTCGAGGACTGGGAGCGCACCACGTACGCGCCCTGGACGGCTGCCGGCACCGCGTTCGGGTCCGGCCCGGTCACCGAGGCCGAGGCGCCCGCCTACTTCCGCCGCGAAGGCCCGCTCGGCGTCACCGGCCAGCGGTTCGTCACCTCGCACAACTGGCGCGACGGCGGCCCGCCCGCCGACGACCACATGGGCACGCTCACCAGCGCGCCGTTCACCCTCGAGCGCCGCTACCTGGCGGCGAACCTCGCCGGCGGCAACCGCGTCGACGCCGGCCTGAAGGTCATCGTCGACGGCGAGGTGGTCGCCCGGCTGAGCGGCCACAACTCCGAGGTCATGCGGGCCAAGGCCATCGACGTCAGCGCCTACGAGGGCCGCACGGCCGTCCTCGAGCTGCACGACGAGGGCGTCGGCGGCTGGGCGCACGTCAACTGCGACCGCATCTGGCTCTCCGACGTCCCCGTCAATGAACGCCCCATCGAGGAGCTGCCCGACGGCGGCAGCTTCGGCCTGGCTGTGTTCGGCCGGCCCGACGCCACCGTGCGGCCGTCCATCGCCGACTGGTCGAGCCCGGAGGCGTGGTTCGACTCCGCCGACGCCCCGCCCGAGGTCGACGGCGGCAGCGGCACGCTCGCAGGCACCGTCACCGTCCCCGTGACCCTCGAACCGGGGGACGAGCAGACCGTCCGCTTCGCCCTGACCTGGCACTTCACCAAGGTCGGCACCCGCTTCGGCTACATCGCCGGGTCCGCGGCGCTGCGCCGGCACTACGGCGAGACCTACGCCGACGCGGCCGCCGTCATCGACGATCTCGCGCAACGCGGCGACGATCTCGCCACCGCCACCCACACGTTCGCGACCACCTGGTACGACGACGCCACGCTGCCGGTCTGGTTCCTGGAGCGGACGCTGATCCCGGCGTCCACCGTGGCCACCGGCACGTGCCTGCGCTTCCACGACGGCCGGTTCTACGCGTGGGAGGGCATCTACTGCTGCGACGGCACCTGCACGCACGTGTGGAACTACGCGCAGTCCATCGGCCGGCTCTTCCCCGAGCTGGAGCGCGACGCCCGCGAGCGGGTCGACTACGGCATCGCCTTCCACGCCGACACCGGTGCCATCGACTACCGCGGCGAGGCGCACCGGCGGGTCGCGCACGACGGCCAGTGCGGCAACATCCTGCGCACCTACCGCGAGCACCAGATGTCCGCCGACGGCGCCTTCCTCGGCCGCATCTGGCCGCGGGTCAAGCAGGCCACCGAGTACCTGATCAGGCACGACGGCAGCACTCCGAACGGCGTGCTCGAGGACGAGCAGTACAACACGCTGGACGCCTCGTGGTACGGCGAGATCCCGTGGATCACCGGCCTGTACGTCGCCGCGCTGCGGGCCGCGGCGGAGATGGCCGACGACGTCGGCGACACCGCGTTCGCCGCCCGCTGCCGGACGCTCGCCGACGCCGGCAGCGCCCACCTGGACAGCGCGCTCTGGAACGACACTTATGGCTACTACGAGCACGTCGTCGACCCCGGCCACGCCGACGCCACCAACTCCAATCGCGGCTGCCACATCGACCAGCTGTTCGGCCAGACCTACGCCCACCAGCTCGGCCTGCCGCGCGTGTTCGAGGAGCAGCACACCCGCACGGCGCTGACGAACCTCATGCGCACCAACTACCTGCCGGACGCGCAGGCCTACCAGGACGAGTCCGGCATCGTCGGCGGCCGCACCTACAGCACCGAGGGCGAGGCCGGCACCGTCATGTGCACCTGGCCGTTCGGCGGCGCCGACACCGCGCCGGGCAACGGCGACCCCGGCCTCGTCGCCTACTTCAACGAGGTCTGGACCGGCCAGGAGTACCAGCTCGCGGCGCACCTGTTCGCCGAGGGCATGACCGACGAGGCGCTCGCGGTGACCCGCGCGGTGCACGACCGCTACACCGCCGAGCTGCGCAACCCGTACAACGAGATCGAGTGCTCCGACCACTACGCCCGCGCGATGATGAGCCACGCGGTCTACCTGGCCGCCACCGGCTACGAGTACCACGGCCCACGCGGCCACCTGGGCTTCGCGCCGCGGCTCGGCGACCCCGCCGACGTTGCCGCCGCGTTCACCGTCGCCGAGGGCTGGGGCCTGTACCGGCAGCAACGCACCGGGACGCGGCAGCGCAGCGAGGTCGACGTGCGCTACGGCCGGCTGCGGGTGCGCACGTTCGCCACCGAGGTGCCCGAACGGCCCGGCCGCCGGCAGGTCGTCGCCGAGGTGGTCACCGACCGGCGGCGGCGGAGGCTCGACGTCGACGGCGTCACGGCCGACGGCGGGCGGGTGCTGGTCACGCTTGCCGCCGACGTGGAGCTGACCACGGCGGACACGCTGGTGGTGACGGTCGTATGA